One window from the genome of Treponema sp. OMZ 838 encodes:
- a CDS encoding RluA family pseudouridine synthase, producing the protein MAVWEKRKTEFILSENDAGRRLDRVIRKFLAETPLSALYAAIRKGLIRINGKRIALNYRTAVGDILSISEILLSAEKQPIRKQSVSGEQNQSHTSGKRNYTSGRQARIPTDIPILLQTTDLLIINKPVGIPVHGEHSIDALLFGAAHLCGNTLQCDTMVQLSPDIPPPARFARNSLQSLSFKPGPLHRLDKDTTGVLCFSQTLAGAQWFSQCLREKTVGKYYLGIVRGVMPSQRITTEDESGKTITQCYSLSYNRGIDASLILFKLITGKKHQIRKHTASTGHPLAGDRKYCGGNPLPACKHYLLHAWRLYFPASRPADMPPFIEAPFFPEMETCLKQYFSGWEKTASGLLINQTQAAGNS; encoded by the coding sequence TTGGCCGTATGGGAAAAGCGTAAAACGGAATTTATTCTTTCGGAAAACGATGCCGGCAGGCGGCTTGACCGTGTAATCAGAAAATTTCTGGCGGAGACTCCGCTTTCGGCGCTGTATGCTGCAATCCGTAAGGGCTTAATCCGTATCAATGGTAAGCGGATAGCGCTTAATTACCGGACGGCAGTAGGCGATATCTTATCAATTTCTGAAATACTCCTCTCTGCTGAAAAACAGCCGATACGGAAGCAATCTGTGTCCGGTGAACAAAACCAAAGCCATACCTCCGGTAAACGGAACTATACCTCCGGTAGGCAAGCTCGCATTCCTACCGATATCCCGATTTTGTTACAAACAACCGATTTGCTTATCATCAATAAGCCTGTGGGAATTCCCGTACATGGGGAGCACAGTATCGACGCGCTACTTTTCGGTGCTGCGCATCTTTGCGGTAATACCCTACAGTGCGACACTATGGTACAGTTATCCCCCGATATACCGCCTCCTGCCCGCTTCGCTCGTAATTCTCTGCAAAGCCTTTCTTTTAAACCGGGACCGTTGCACCGGCTGGATAAAGATACTACCGGTGTGCTCTGTTTTTCGCAGACACTTGCCGGAGCTCAATGGTTTTCTCAATGCTTGCGGGAAAAAACGGTCGGTAAATACTATTTAGGCATTGTGCGCGGCGTCATGCCGTCACAGCGTATTACCACCGAAGACGAAAGCGGTAAAACCATCACACAATGTTATTCGCTGAGTTACAATAGAGGGATTGATGCGTCGCTGATACTGTTTAAGCTGATCACCGGTAAAAAACATCAGATACGGAAGCATACTGCAAGCACAGGCCATCCGTTAGCCGGGGATCGTAAGTACTGCGGTGGAAATCCGCTGCCTGCCTGCAAGCACTACTTGCTCCATGCGTGGCGGTTGTATTTTCCCGCCTCAAGACCGGCTGATATGCCCCCTTTTATTGAAGCGCCGTTTTTTCCCGAGATGGAAACCTGTCTGAAGCAATATTTTTCCGGTTGGGAAAAAACAGCCTCCGGTCTTCTTATAAATCAAACTCAAGCAGCTGGCAATTCTTAA
- a CDS encoding purine-nucleoside phosphorylase, whose product MTAEEKLIQCFKNTKDHIPYTPKIALVLGSGLGDLANELEVDATIPYASIRNFPLSTAPGHRGAFVFAKIEGIPAVIMQGRIHYYEGYPMTDVVLPIRMMKMMGAEILFLTNAAGGANKNFSAGNFMLITDHITCLVPSPLIGKNFETLGVRFPDMTQVYDKDLRMHIKAAAESLHIPLQEGVYCQFTGPAYETPQEVRLAGILGADAVGMSTAVEAVAARHAGMHVCGISFISNLAAGMSSSLLSEQEVLDAGKKAAPLFKQLVLNSIGRMGKA is encoded by the coding sequence ATGACTGCTGAAGAAAAATTGATACAATGTTTTAAAAATACCAAAGATCATATCCCGTACACCCCTAAAATCGCATTAGTGCTTGGCTCCGGACTGGGTGATCTGGCGAACGAATTGGAGGTTGATGCGACTATTCCGTATGCTTCCATTCGTAATTTTCCGCTTTCTACCGCACCGGGACACCGCGGCGCATTCGTATTTGCGAAAATAGAAGGGATTCCTGCCGTTATTATGCAGGGGAGAATCCACTATTACGAAGGATATCCGATGACCGATGTGGTGCTTCCTATCAGGATGATGAAAATGATGGGGGCGGAAATCCTCTTTTTAACCAATGCGGCAGGCGGGGCGAACAAAAACTTCAGCGCAGGCAATTTTATGCTGATTACCGATCACATTACCTGTCTTGTGCCTTCTCCGCTCATTGGGAAAAACTTTGAAACCCTCGGTGTGCGCTTCCCCGATATGACGCAAGTGTATGATAAAGATCTTCGGATGCATATCAAGGCAGCGGCAGAGTCCTTGCATATCCCGCTTCAAGAGGGAGTGTATTGTCAATTCACCGGCCCCGCTTATGAAACGCCGCAAGAGGTACGTCTGGCAGGGATACTCGGCGCCGATGCTGTCGGTATGAGTACTGCTGTAGAAGCGGTCGCTGCCCGCCATGCCGGTATGCATGTTTGCGGCATCTCGTTCATTTCGAATCTCGCCGCAGGTATGAGCAGCTCATTATTGAGCGAACAAGAAGTGCTGGATGCAGGGAAAAAAGCGGCTCCGCTGTTTAAACAACTGGTGTTAAACAGCATTGGCCGTATGGGAAAAGCGTAA
- a CDS encoding ATP-dependent helicase, translating to MNTENLNPEQAKAVNTINGPVLIIAGAGSGKTRVITFRIAHMLESGIPQSQILALTFTNKAAREMEQRIKELTGKKLQNLTISTFHALGVKTLREYIDRLGWRQNFSIYDEVDRNQLIKESAKELKIATETLDVYGVGTLFSQIKTGQKNFTAQTAVYRPLYNEYQAGLKLFNAVDFDDLIMLPIKLFTEHPDVLAVYKNRYRYVMVDEFQDTSIQQYQMMHLIADDNVCVVGDDDQSIYSWRGANYENIRLFEKDFPHLVEIKLEQNYRSTGTILAAANGVISHNTNRKEKALWSGNGSGKPIEIFIPENEAAEADFIADTILTEKMRENRSYADFGVLIRTNGLGRAIEEAFLDANIPYRMSGGTSFFQRKEIKDIISYLRVIANPDDDINLLRIINTPRRGIGKKTLEVLSAIATEKDCSIRMAIHALLERPPDDFREKSLADLEEFVELISSERKQLLSGKGLANKVRKLVERIQYFDYLTQEFQKNEKAARFKFLNIESLLQSIDTWETNPDNFDPSLYTYLNRITLLSRDDQNEEDTGEVNIMTIHAAKGLEFPVVFIAGAEEGIIPHARSMEENAGDVEEERRLFYVAITRARDKLIITSCRTRRRQAGLLECSPSPFLEEIPAELVQYHEPETEPEEEDIAKMFAQMKKKFSM from the coding sequence ATGAATACGGAAAATTTGAATCCTGAGCAGGCGAAGGCGGTCAACACGATTAACGGGCCGGTGCTGATTATTGCGGGGGCGGGGTCGGGGAAGACGCGCGTGATTACGTTTAGGATTGCGCACATGCTGGAAAGCGGGATTCCTCAGTCGCAGATTTTGGCGTTGACCTTTACAAACAAGGCGGCGCGGGAGATGGAGCAGCGGATTAAAGAGCTGACGGGTAAGAAGTTACAGAATTTAACGATTAGTACTTTTCACGCACTGGGGGTGAAAACCCTGCGGGAATATATTGACCGGCTGGGATGGCGGCAGAATTTTAGCATTTACGACGAGGTAGACCGCAATCAGCTGATTAAGGAGTCGGCAAAGGAACTGAAAATTGCAACGGAAACGCTCGATGTGTACGGAGTGGGGACGTTGTTTTCTCAGATAAAGACGGGGCAGAAAAACTTTACGGCACAGACGGCGGTGTATCGTCCGTTGTATAACGAATATCAGGCGGGACTCAAGCTATTCAATGCAGTGGATTTTGACGATTTGATTATGCTGCCGATTAAGCTTTTTACCGAACATCCCGATGTGCTTGCGGTGTACAAGAACCGCTACCGGTATGTGATGGTGGATGAGTTTCAGGACACGAGTATTCAGCAGTATCAGATGATGCATTTAATTGCGGATGATAATGTCTGCGTGGTAGGCGATGATGATCAGTCTATTTATTCGTGGCGGGGGGCGAATTATGAAAATATCCGCCTGTTTGAAAAGGATTTCCCGCATCTGGTGGAGATTAAGCTTGAGCAGAATTACCGTTCCACCGGTACGATTTTAGCGGCTGCGAACGGGGTGATTTCGCACAATACCAACCGGAAGGAAAAAGCGCTGTGGTCGGGGAACGGCTCCGGCAAGCCCATCGAAATTTTTATCCCGGAGAATGAGGCGGCAGAGGCTGATTTTATTGCGGACACTATCCTTACGGAGAAGATGCGCGAGAACCGGAGCTATGCGGACTTCGGCGTTTTGATCCGCACCAACGGCTTAGGGCGCGCGATTGAAGAAGCTTTCCTCGATGCCAATATTCCGTACCGGATGTCCGGCGGCACGAGCTTTTTTCAGCGCAAAGAAATTAAAGACATTATCAGCTATTTGCGGGTGATTGCGAATCCCGACGACGACATCAATCTCCTGCGGATTATCAACACACCGCGGCGCGGCATCGGAAAAAAAACACTGGAAGTGCTCTCCGCAATCGCAACGGAAAAGGACTGCTCCATCCGCATGGCGATTCATGCGCTGCTTGAGCGTCCGCCGGATGACTTCCGCGAAAAGAGCCTTGCCGATTTGGAGGAGTTTGTCGAGCTGATAAGTTCCGAGCGGAAACAGTTGCTGTCCGGCAAGGGCTTGGCAAATAAGGTGCGGAAACTCGTGGAGCGGATTCAGTATTTTGATTATTTGACGCAGGAATTTCAGAAAAACGAAAAAGCGGCACGTTTTAAGTTTTTGAATATCGAAAGCCTCTTGCAGTCTATCGACACGTGGGAGACAAACCCCGACAACTTTGACCCTTCGCTGTATACGTACCTCAATCGCATCACGCTGCTGAGCCGCGATGACCAAAATGAGGAAGATACCGGCGAGGTGAATATCATGACCATCCACGCCGCGAAGGGATTGGAGTTCCCGGTGGTGTTTATCGCTGGCGCTGAGGAAGGCATTATCCCCCATGCCCGTAGTATGGAAGAGAATGCAGGGGATGTGGAAGAAGAGCGCCGCCTGTTCTATGTCGCCATTACCCGCGCCCGCGACAAGCTCATTATTACAAGCTGCCGGACTCGGCGCAGGCAGGCAGGCTTGTTGGAGTGCAGCCCTTCGCCGTTCTTGGAAGAAATTCCTGCGGAGCTGGTGCAATACCACGAGCCGGAAACGGAACCGGAGGAAGAAGACATCGCCAAGATGTTTGCCCAGATGAAGAAGAAGTTCTCCATGTAA
- a CDS encoding YkvA family protein has translation MPEEEKRVSEEELVDTYQKHFDKNLALKLLKKLRKSTRDKPKVIAGTAGAIVSSLGKLLSTLDNPAMPIHLKALVFGAIGYILLPLDLIPDIMPVVGYGDDLASVAGVVTAVAAYSDFSLDELDKEIDAEKALKVIGE, from the coding sequence ATGCCCGAGGAAGAAAAAAGAGTAAGTGAAGAAGAGTTGGTAGACACGTATCAAAAGCACTTTGATAAGAACCTGGCGTTAAAATTACTGAAAAAACTACGTAAATCAACCCGCGATAAACCGAAAGTAATCGCAGGGACAGCCGGTGCTATTGTGAGTTCACTTGGTAAATTACTTTCGACACTGGATAATCCTGCAATGCCGATACATTTAAAAGCACTTGTATTCGGTGCAATCGGTTATATTCTTTTACCGCTCGATTTAATCCCTGATATAATGCCGGTAGTCGGTTACGGTGACGATCTTGCAAGTGTGGCAGGCGTAGTTACAGCTGTGGCAGCGTATAGTGATTTTTCGCTTGATGAGTTAGACAAAGAAATAGATGCGGAGAAAGCATTAAAAGTAATAGGAGAATAA
- a CDS encoding DUF3990 domain-containing protein has translation MILYHGSREIVKSPEIRILRYSKDFYFGFYCMLISEQAKRWAVRFSGKGIVNEYEYVQNFSLKMLNFPEMTEAWLDFIIDCRSGKSHDYDIVEGPMANDTIFNYIQDFIDGKISRSAFWELAKFKKPTHQISFHTARALETLTFKTAYEVYDEK, from the coding sequence ATGATACTTTATCACGGAAGTCGGGAAATTGTAAAAAGCCCGGAAATTCGCATTCTTCGGTATAGTAAAGACTTTTACTTTGGTTTTTATTGTATGCTTATAAGCGAGCAGGCGAAAAGATGGGCAGTGAGATTCTCCGGAAAAGGAATAGTGAACGAATATGAATATGTTCAGAATTTCTCTCTCAAAATGTTGAACTTTCCGGAGATGACAGAGGCATGGCTTGATTTTATCATTGATTGCCGGAGTGGGAAATCTCATGATTATGACATAGTGGAAGGCCCTATGGCGAACGATACTATCTTCAATTATATTCAGGATTTCATTGATGGTAAAATCTCCCGATCTGCATTTTGGGAACTTGCAAAGTTCAAAAAGCCTACCCATCAGATAAGTTTTCATACAGCGCGAGCATTGGAGACATTGACTTTCAAGACGGCTTACGAGGTGTATGATGAAAAATAA
- a CDS encoding YdbC family protein: MADEFSYEITQKHGILSTSKSGWTMELNSVAWNGRSPKYDLRSWSPDHEKMGKGVTLTTEELTVLKTLLNGMQL; the protein is encoded by the coding sequence ATGGCAGATGAATTCAGCTATGAAATTACACAAAAACATGGAATTCTTTCTACTTCAAAAAGCGGATGGACGATGGAATTAAACTCGGTGGCATGGAACGGGCGCAGCCCCAAATACGACCTCCGCAGTTGGTCTCCCGACCACGAAAAAATGGGAAAAGGGGTTACGCTCACTACGGAAGAACTGACCGTGCTTAAAACGCTATTGAACGGTATGCAGCTGTAA
- a CDS encoding methyl-accepting chemotaxis protein, with product MNIKLKIGILSGILVLLLLIAAGIFLQISKPADTLERQIVQLAGYERNMLYVRGTVYRYGVAGVHIPSSVIGALSKYESTLVAVEYTAEKYTEKDAALRSSLSRYFTSACSINAEFTTLINDYNQLGAAKPKPFDEKKLETIEKLISTHVNEFDAVSGALESAAGRYRKQAAILSGILISVTWLLGLFVTWALVQTIYTILLARNAKKRIVLKAGPKTGISEQRLPTDSTGIQNKADSKSLYTRETDVEIIDEGGALKTYGSPDTASQRRLASGAASFRSPQSEGAMQPARFTFGNREAGAFAESEGAAASWGTKNRTDMESRFTGSTQSDIKNSAFAEKQAALLERNTQLEQNLTDLQRSYDSLEKKHTDLQATYKTMQVTAEKARDGYHHSAAQMKEILSSVQQTAENHRTDSETAKKLVETFKTGHQLFKTTHEHLQFIIQNVSKIQEMSEIIESIAEQTKMLSMNAAIEAAHAGDAGKGFAVVAEELSRLAAAALESSHDIGGTIKQVVTVITGIGATSDELDQSFEKIHLQTDAIYTSLVDFSSMIEKTGDDAKTALMHFSTLE from the coding sequence ATGAACATAAAACTGAAAATCGGGATATTATCGGGCATACTGGTGTTGCTATTGCTTATCGCAGCCGGAATTTTCCTGCAAATTTCAAAACCGGCTGATACGCTTGAACGTCAGATTGTACAACTGGCAGGTTACGAACGTAATATGCTTTATGTACGCGGTACTGTTTACCGTTACGGTGTTGCCGGTGTACATATCCCTTCTTCTGTCATTGGTGCTTTAAGTAAGTACGAGTCGACGTTAGTTGCCGTGGAGTATACCGCAGAGAAATACACGGAAAAGGATGCTGCATTGCGGAGCAGCCTTTCGAGGTATTTTACTTCTGCTTGCTCAATAAATGCGGAATTTACCACGCTGATTAATGATTATAACCAACTGGGTGCGGCAAAGCCGAAACCGTTTGATGAAAAGAAGTTAGAAACAATTGAAAAACTGATCAGTACTCATGTTAATGAATTTGATGCGGTATCCGGTGCATTAGAGAGCGCCGCCGGCCGGTATCGGAAACAGGCAGCAATTCTTTCGGGGATATTGATTTCGGTAACATGGCTGTTAGGTCTTTTTGTTACATGGGCATTGGTACAAACTATTTATACCATCCTGCTTGCCCGTAATGCAAAAAAGCGGATTGTGCTGAAAGCGGGGCCGAAAACCGGTATTTCCGAGCAAAGATTGCCGACCGATTCGACTGGGATACAAAATAAGGCGGATAGTAAGAGCTTATATACCCGTGAAACGGATGTGGAAATAATCGATGAGGGAGGTGCTTTGAAAACCTACGGATCGCCTGATACTGCATCGCAGCGGCGGCTTGCTTCCGGTGCAGCGTCTTTCCGCTCGCCTCAATCGGAAGGGGCAATGCAACCGGCACGTTTCACGTTCGGCAACCGCGAAGCAGGAGCTTTTGCAGAATCGGAGGGTGCGGCAGCATCGTGGGGAACAAAAAATCGCACTGATATGGAAAGCCGCTTTACTGGCAGTACGCAGTCCGATATAAAGAATAGCGCTTTTGCTGAAAAACAAGCAGCTCTTCTTGAGCGCAATACTCAGCTGGAACAAAATCTTACCGATCTTCAACGCAGCTATGATTCACTGGAAAAGAAGCATACCGATCTGCAAGCAACATATAAAACGATGCAAGTGACAGCAGAGAAAGCGCGCGATGGATATCATCATTCGGCAGCTCAGATGAAAGAAATTCTTTCTTCGGTACAGCAAACCGCTGAAAATCACCGTACTGATTCCGAAACGGCAAAAAAGTTGGTGGAAACATTTAAAACCGGCCATCAGCTGTTCAAAACAACCCATGAGCATCTGCAGTTTATCATCCAAAACGTTTCAAAAATTCAAGAAATGTCTGAAATTATCGAAAGTATTGCAGAACAAACAAAGATGCTCAGTATGAATGCAGCGATTGAAGCTGCGCATGCCGGTGATGCCGGTAAAGGCTTTGCCGTTGTTGCGGAAGAACTGAGCCGGCTTGCGGCTGCCGCATTGGAAAGCTCTCACGATATCGGCGGAACCATAAAACAAGTAGTAACCGTCATTACGGGCATTGGAGCCACCAGTGATGAACTTGACCAATCTTTTGAAAAAATCCACTTGCAAACGGACGCTATTTATACCTCGCTGGTTGACTTTTCATCAATGATTGAAAAAACCGGCGACGATGCAAAAACGGCTTTAATGCACTTTTCTACCTTAGAATAG
- a CDS encoding CarD family transcriptional regulator, with protein sequence MTECSFTVKERVVYPGQGVGEIVEISEKKFKDEMLTYYVIYFDESDMTVLVPALKATELGIRTIVSADEAQAALAFLSEKFDPIPSDWKMRYQMNLDLFKTGSILDNASIVRSLYHRSKIKELPIQERKLYDSAYRIFYDELSYALQKPKSEIEAMIHSYLEVLSKNAPVEKQDQVDTDIFDDGMNDIDDEDDFDDDE encoded by the coding sequence ATGACTGAATGTTCATTTACAGTGAAAGAACGGGTTGTATATCCCGGTCAAGGTGTCGGAGAAATCGTCGAAATCAGCGAAAAAAAATTCAAAGATGAAATGCTGACGTATTACGTCATTTACTTTGATGAATCCGACATGACGGTTCTTGTGCCTGCGCTCAAAGCGACTGAGTTAGGTATTAGAACGATCGTTTCTGCCGATGAAGCACAGGCTGCACTGGCATTTTTATCCGAAAAGTTTGACCCCATTCCCAGTGATTGGAAGATGCGGTATCAAATGAACCTCGATTTATTCAAAACGGGGAGCATTTTAGACAATGCGTCCATCGTCCGCTCACTTTACCACCGCAGTAAAATAAAAGAACTTCCTATCCAAGAGCGTAAATTATACGATTCTGCATATCGCATTTTTTACGATGAACTTTCCTATGCACTGCAAAAACCGAAATCGGAAATTGAAGCGATGATTCATTCATATCTGGAGGTTTTAAGTAAAAACGCTCCAGTCGAAAAACAGGATCAAGTTGATACTGATATATTTGACGACGGTATGAATGATATAGACGACGAAGACGATTTCGATGACGACGAATAA
- a CDS encoding IspD/TarI family cytidylyltransferase — translation MTTNNAVLITAAGSSQRFGEKKEFLPLHHDTHTSVLSACLYAFVSAGCFRRYVITVPQGKVEAAYSLLSADTRLSSFVDAHRDSLHIVEGGASRQESVYKGLLALADKNITFILVHDGARPWVSSEVITSVLTATEQYGAAVPAISVTDTQKEVDETGKIIRHLKRDRLAAVQTPQGFRFEPLLYAHRQACNDGNIYTDDSEIYARYCGTVYICPGSRENKKITYREDL, via the coding sequence ATGACGACGAATAATGCCGTTCTAATTACAGCTGCCGGAAGTTCCCAACGCTTTGGAGAGAAAAAAGAGTTTCTCCCTCTCCATCACGATACGCATACATCGGTACTGTCCGCCTGTCTTTACGCTTTTGTATCGGCAGGCTGCTTTAGGCGTTATGTCATAACCGTGCCGCAGGGCAAAGTTGAAGCAGCCTATTCGCTGTTGAGTGCCGATACACGGCTTTCCTCTTTTGTTGATGCACATCGAGATAGTCTCCATATCGTTGAAGGGGGAGCAAGCCGGCAGGAGTCGGTGTACAAGGGGCTGTTAGCGCTTGCAGATAAAAACATAACCTTTATACTGGTACACGATGGAGCGCGGCCGTGGGTTTCCAGCGAAGTGATTACTTCGGTATTAACGGCAACCGAACAATACGGAGCGGCAGTTCCTGCCATATCCGTAACGGATACGCAAAAAGAAGTAGACGAAACAGGAAAGATTATCCGGCACCTTAAAAGAGACCGGCTTGCCGCCGTACAAACACCGCAAGGTTTCCGCTTTGAACCGTTGCTCTACGCCCACCGCCAAGCCTGCAATGACGGCAACATCTACACGGACGACAGCGAAATCTACGCACGATATTGCGGAACTGTTTACATCTGCCCCGGATCGCGGGAAAACAAAAAAATCACTTATCGAGAAGACCTTTAA
- the ispF gene encoding 2-C-methyl-D-erythritol 2,4-cyclodiphosphate synthase, translating to MIRIGLGYDLHTLVEGRPLILGGVHIPFEKGEAGHSDGDVLLHALADSLLGAACLGDIGELFPPNDPQWKNADSRMLLKTVWERVRAAGWQLENADCVIAIQKPKILPYREAIRRSIAEILSVEIDQIFVKAKTGEGVGVIGSGTAAAVWCTCLLSR from the coding sequence ATGATACGAATTGGCTTAGGTTATGATCTCCACACCCTTGTAGAAGGCAGGCCATTAATCTTAGGCGGGGTTCATATTCCTTTTGAAAAAGGAGAAGCGGGGCATTCAGACGGAGATGTGCTACTCCATGCTCTTGCGGATTCCCTACTCGGAGCCGCTTGTCTTGGCGACATCGGCGAGCTTTTCCCGCCGAATGATCCGCAGTGGAAGAATGCCGACTCCCGGATGCTCCTAAAAACAGTGTGGGAACGGGTACGGGCAGCAGGCTGGCAGCTTGAAAACGCCGATTGCGTTATTGCGATCCAAAAGCCGAAAATTCTGCCGTACCGCGAGGCAATCCGCCGGTCTATTGCGGAAATTCTATCGGTAGAAATCGATCAGATCTTTGTCAAAGCAAAAACCGGTGAGGGGGTCGGCGTTATCGGCAGCGGTACAGCCGCCGCCGTGTGGTGCACTTGTCTTCTTTCGCGGTAA
- a CDS encoding HAD family hydrolase — translation MIVSKIPGIDAIAFDIDGTLYPAWKLTLRAVPFFIRHIRFMKAFGKVRHILHGYSSSDPDKVLLDFFNVQNELLATHLNISPQEVGDFLDREIYKGWKKKFVRIRPYPFVKEAIIRLKEAGFKIGILSDFPPEQKGSVWDILPLCDVALDSEALGALKPSRIPFLKLAEALNTPCERILYVGNSKAYDVAGASSVGMKTAYIQNPLISFLRKKPPYADISFSNYRQFLNYML, via the coding sequence ATGATTGTAAGCAAAATCCCCGGCATTGACGCTATTGCATTCGATATAGACGGCACGCTCTATCCCGCATGGAAGCTGACGTTACGTGCCGTTCCGTTTTTTATCCGTCATATCCGTTTTATGAAAGCTTTTGGAAAAGTCCGCCATATTTTACACGGATACAGTTCATCTGATCCGGATAAAGTGCTGCTGGATTTTTTCAATGTGCAAAATGAACTGTTGGCAACTCATCTTAATATCTCCCCGCAAGAAGTAGGCGATTTTTTAGACAGAGAAATATATAAGGGGTGGAAAAAGAAATTTGTGCGTATTCGTCCGTATCCTTTTGTAAAAGAAGCGATCATACGATTAAAAGAGGCGGGGTTTAAAATCGGTATTCTATCGGATTTTCCGCCCGAACAGAAAGGTTCCGTATGGGACATTCTTCCGCTCTGCGATGTTGCACTGGATTCCGAAGCGCTCGGCGCTCTTAAACCTTCCCGTATTCCTTTTCTTAAACTTGCCGAAGCCTTGAATACGCCGTGCGAACGGATACTGTATGTCGGGAACAGTAAAGCGTATGATGTCGCAGGCGCTTCTTCAGTCGGTATGAAGACCGCTTATATCCAAAATCCGCTTATTTCATTTTTGAGAAAAAAACCGCCGTATGCGGATATTTCCTTTTCAAACTATCGTCAATTCTTAAACTATATGCTATAA
- a CDS encoding head GIN domain-containing protein, producing the protein MNKIKISIVCIALTALLLFTASSCFIVVNGRVRGNGTLKTESFSRSNFDSVSISGDWTVDIRQSETFSVTIDADENLFNYLYVDVSNNILHIGFQHGYVIGCSNCKAIITMPVLIQLTASGSLTGTVSSFNMPGRTMSVVVSGSGDVVARDITVKKLKLNISGSGSFGATGKAQSLEGSISGSGNIKTTRLETEDADISISGSGSAKVWVTMFLRADISGSGSVGYKGNPLMIDRRISGSGSIYPL; encoded by the coding sequence ATGAATAAAATAAAAATCAGTATTGTATGCATTGCCCTTACCGCATTGCTTCTGTTTACCGCCAGCAGCTGCTTTATCGTAGTTAATGGTCGTGTCCGTGGAAATGGAACGTTGAAAACGGAAAGCTTTTCTCGAAGTAATTTTGATTCCGTTTCCATCAGTGGCGATTGGACGGTCGATATACGACAGAGTGAAACTTTTTCCGTTACCATTGATGCTGATGAAAATCTCTTCAACTATTTATATGTAGATGTTTCTAATAATATCTTGCATATCGGCTTTCAGCACGGATATGTTATCGGGTGCTCGAACTGCAAAGCTATTATTACCATGCCGGTCTTAATACAATTAACAGCCTCCGGTTCGCTTACCGGTACCGTTTCATCATTCAATATGCCTGGACGTACGATGTCGGTAGTTGTTTCCGGATCCGGTGATGTTGTTGCACGCGATATTACCGTAAAAAAATTAAAGCTGAACATATCCGGTTCGGGTTCTTTTGGAGCAACAGGGAAAGCTCAAAGTTTAGAGGGCAGTATTTCCGGTTCCGGCAATATAAAAACTACTCGTCTGGAAACCGAAGATGCCGATATTTCCATTTCCGGCTCCGGTTCTGCAAAAGTATGGGTTACGATGTTTTTACGAGCCGATATCAGCGGTTCAGGTTCGGTCGGTTATAAAGGCAATCCTCTTATGATTGACCGCCGAATATCCGGTTCGGGCAGCATATATCCTCTATAG
- a CDS encoding TetR/AcrR family transcriptional regulator: protein MNSTTNDNSRDEILNTAIRLFSQKGYEGVGVQEICDNAGITKPTLYYFFKSKQGLLQAIADSKGAELLQRLNDAAVYEHDFLKSLTRILTAVIDFAVENPDFFNLHSVLLNAPGNAETEAVYAPLKKRFDSVFAEFFIKSANEFGNMRGKEELYSILFHNNVISVALLCVQNKLPRDDQTIYRIVHTFAYGVA, encoded by the coding sequence ATGAATAGTACAACAAACGATAACAGCAGAGATGAAATTCTCAACACAGCCATTCGTCTTTTTTCGCAAAAAGGATATGAGGGAGTTGGAGTACAGGAAATTTGTGATAACGCCGGTATTACAAAACCGACCCTGTACTACTTTTTCAAAAGCAAACAGGGGCTCTTGCAGGCAATAGCGGATTCCAAGGGCGCGGAGCTATTGCAGCGTTTGAATGATGCGGCGGTGTACGAGCACGATTTTCTTAAAAGTCTGACACGCATTCTGACCGCAGTAATCGATTTTGCAGTTGAAAATCCGGACTTTTTTAATCTGCACAGCGTACTCTTAAATGCACCCGGCAATGCGGAAACCGAGGCTGTCTACGCGCCGTTAAAAAAGCGTTTTGATTCGGTGTTTGCAGAATTTTTTATAAAATCCGCAAACGAGTTCGGCAATATGCGCGGGAAAGAGGAGCTGTACTCAATCTTGTTCCACAATAATGTCATTTCGGTAGCTCTGCTGTGTGTACAGAACAAACTGCCTAGAGATGATCAAACGATTTATCGGATTGTGCATACCTTTGCCTACGGCGTCGCTTAA